In Halovivax gelatinilyticus, the following are encoded in one genomic region:
- a CDS encoding TrmB family transcriptional regulator, with protein sequence MANLRDLGLSEYEARAYRTLLQMGPTTAKELSRASDVPMGRVYDVLNSIEQYNLVRTQTASRPKKYVAVEPSTALDRLLEDKKQELDEKAAQYESIVEDLSSELVANEPVEEQFWTAAIGPEDTFDLLLERLTAADDSIVMVAADPSPQIDVRTVGDEVLDYLEVALDRGVTVDVLMSRTLVDSLSPSVGRRYRQTLQSKDGFDVRTSENVSGSFNVIDGSEVCIQVPNPLSTGEIFGMIDLKDTEFATEVYDEFHPQWSDATPLEL encoded by the coding sequence ATGGCGAATCTCAGGGACCTCGGGCTGTCTGAGTATGAAGCCCGGGCATACAGAACGCTCCTTCAGATGGGTCCCACAACGGCTAAGGAGTTGTCGCGCGCGAGCGACGTCCCGATGGGACGCGTCTACGACGTGTTAAACAGTATCGAACAGTACAATCTCGTCCGCACGCAGACGGCGAGTCGTCCGAAGAAGTACGTCGCCGTAGAGCCATCGACGGCGCTAGATCGACTGCTCGAAGACAAAAAACAGGAGCTCGACGAGAAGGCGGCCCAGTACGAGTCGATCGTCGAGGATCTCTCTTCCGAACTGGTCGCGAACGAACCCGTCGAAGAGCAGTTCTGGACCGCGGCGATCGGTCCCGAAGACACGTTCGACTTGCTGTTAGAGCGTCTCACCGCGGCAGACGATTCGATCGTCATGGTCGCCGCCGATCCGTCACCACAGATCGACGTCAGGACCGTCGGTGACGAGGTACTCGATTATCTGGAGGTTGCCCTCGACCGTGGCGTAACCGTCGACGTCCTGATGAGCCGTACGCTGGTCGATTCGCTCTCGCCGAGCGTCGGTCGTCGATACCGCCAGACCTTACAGTCAAAAGATGGATTCGACGTCCGTACCTCGGAGAACGTCTCCGGCTCGTTCAACGTTATCGACGGGTCGGAAGTTTGCATTCAGGTGCCGAATCCGCTCTCGACGGGTGAGATATTCGGTATGATCGATCTCAAAGACACGGAATTTGCGACGGAGGTCTACGACGAATTTCACCCACAATGGAGCGACGCAACGCCCCTCGAACTCTGA
- a CDS encoding DUF255 domain-containing protein yields MEHDTRVEWRAWGSAAFDEATEFGTPLLCSIVTSWCGPCAEMDETTYRDPPIAAIVNDAFVPVRVDAERRPRVRDRYNAGGFPSTVVLAPDGSILDAATYLEPDEMRDFLDRALARHEEWSENPDVTESPEPDTPPSGELDSLIVSRLYGVLDATYDDVHGGWGDSPKFPVPSAIEFCLGRDTSMACESLDAIADSLFDDLNGGFYRFAHERDWTDLQREKRLEDTAALVRAFANAYLHTGSERYRQTAARSIEYLCTTLWVESNEGADRPTGGFASSQLARDGEIGPSNGVAPDGYPVDETVYAGANALAIDALLTFAAYTDDRRAKRCARTALESLRSEMMPGGVVDHVLFESDSPRCLLFDQARTLRALLTAHSVLGTESLEDARSVADVTIDRLRDGASFVDGPTEHVDKRSRPLRPIEGNAELANALFELSVLTDDDRYRTVGRSALEAFAGITDGIGVNVATYADTVGRYIDDPLVVRVGSDAWSDLHRASLRLADHRKIVVPNDDSVPRGTARVERGTVHSERADSPAELAARVREVATDESER; encoded by the coding sequence ATGGAACACGACACGCGGGTCGAGTGGCGCGCCTGGGGATCGGCGGCCTTCGACGAGGCGACCGAGTTCGGAACGCCGTTGTTGTGTTCGATCGTCACCAGCTGGTGTGGCCCCTGTGCGGAGATGGACGAAACGACCTATCGCGACCCGCCCATCGCCGCGATCGTAAACGACGCGTTCGTCCCCGTTCGGGTGGACGCCGAACGGAGACCTCGCGTTCGGGACCGGTACAACGCTGGCGGCTTTCCGTCGACGGTTGTGCTCGCTCCGGACGGGTCGATACTCGACGCAGCGACCTATCTCGAACCAGACGAGATGCGGGACTTTCTCGATCGGGCACTGGCCCGTCACGAAGAGTGGTCCGAGAATCCCGACGTCACGGAATCGCCCGAACCGGACACCCCGCCGTCGGGCGAACTCGACTCCTTGATCGTCTCTCGACTCTACGGCGTTCTCGATGCGACCTACGACGATGTACACGGCGGATGGGGTGATAGCCCGAAGTTTCCCGTACCGAGCGCAATCGAATTCTGTCTCGGACGCGACACGTCGATGGCGTGCGAGTCACTCGACGCGATCGCTGATTCGCTGTTCGACGATCTGAACGGCGGATTCTATCGATTCGCCCACGAACGCGACTGGACGGATCTCCAGCGCGAGAAACGGCTCGAAGACACCGCGGCGCTCGTTCGGGCGTTCGCTAACGCGTACCTTCACACCGGTTCGGAGAGATATCGACAGACGGCTGCTCGGTCCATCGAGTACCTCTGTACGACGCTCTGGGTCGAGTCGAACGAGGGCGCTGACCGACCCACGGGCGGGTTTGCCTCGAGTCAACTGGCCAGGGATGGTGAGATCGGTCCGTCGAACGGCGTCGCTCCCGATGGCTACCCGGTGGACGAAACCGTGTACGCGGGAGCGAACGCGCTCGCGATCGATGCCCTGTTGACGTTCGCCGCGTACACGGACGACCGGCGGGCAAAACGGTGCGCACGTACCGCCCTCGAATCGCTTCGCTCGGAGATGATGCCGGGCGGGGTCGTCGATCACGTGCTGTTCGAGTCCGATTCGCCTCGGTGTCTCCTCTTCGACCAGGCTCGCACGCTACGCGCGCTACTCACCGCACACAGCGTACTCGGCACGGAGTCGCTAGAGGATGCACGGTCCGTCGCCGACGTGACGATCGATCGGTTACGAGACGGAGCGTCGTTCGTCGACGGCCCGACCGAACACGTTGACAAACGTTCCAGACCGCTGCGCCCGATCGAAGGAAACGCCGAACTCGCGAATGCGCTCTTCGAATTATCGGTCCTCACCGACGATGATCGGTATCGGACCGTCGGCCGATCAGCGCTCGAAGCGTTCGCTGGTATCACTGATGGAATCGGTGTGAACGTCGCCACGTACGCCGACACCGTCGGACGGTATATCGATGACCCACTCGTCGTCCGCGTTGGATCCGACGCCTGGTCCGATCTCCACCGGGCGTCACTGCGACTTGCGGATCACCGAAAAATCGTCGTTCCAAACGACGATTCGGTCCCCCGGGGAACGGCCCGCGTCGAACGCGGTACCGTTCACTCAGAGCGTGCGGACAGTCCGGCCGAGTTGGCCGCACGCGTCAGGGAGGTGGCCACCGATGAGTCGGAACGATAG
- the mptA gene encoding GTP cyclohydrolase MptA codes for MSQHLPDVQADAPDVTVGLSQVGVTGVDKLVKIARNGDRPIILTAEFDVFVDLPAWRKGADMSRNMEVIDEILEDATREEAYRPEEVCGDAASRLLEKHEYTTRAEVSMNAKFMQRERTPESDRETQHTVDIIASATATDEGTREEIGARVDGMTVCPCSQGMSTARARRTLEDLGVDDGTITAFLDEVPQPGHSQRGHATLTIEADGDPQVELDDVIDIARDAMSARIYNLAKRPDEDHMTYASHADAKFVEDCVRAMAEGVVDEFHHLPDDAVVTMAQSNDESIHQHNAHAERVVDVGTLRREVREEY; via the coding sequence ATGAGCCAGCACTTACCGGACGTCCAGGCCGACGCACCCGACGTAACCGTCGGATTAAGTCAGGTGGGCGTCACTGGAGTCGATAAACTCGTCAAAATCGCGAGAAACGGCGACCGACCGATTATTCTCACGGCCGAATTCGACGTGTTCGTGGATCTCCCAGCCTGGCGAAAGGGCGCCGACATGAGTAGGAACATGGAGGTGATCGACGAGATTCTCGAGGACGCGACCAGGGAAGAAGCCTACAGACCCGAGGAAGTCTGCGGGGACGCGGCGTCGCGACTGCTCGAAAAACACGAGTACACCACACGGGCAGAGGTTTCGATGAACGCCAAGTTCATGCAGCGCGAACGGACCCCAGAGAGCGACCGTGAGACCCAGCACACCGTCGACATCATCGCCTCCGCGACGGCGACCGACGAGGGAACGCGCGAGGAGATCGGTGCACGGGTCGACGGGATGACCGTCTGCCCGTGTTCGCAGGGAATGTCGACCGCCCGAGCGCGCCGAACCCTCGAAGACCTCGGCGTCGACGACGGGACGATCACCGCGTTTTTAGACGAAGTTCCCCAACCCGGCCACTCCCAGCGCGGGCACGCGACGCTAACGATCGAAGCAGACGGAGACCCACAGGTCGAGCTAGACGACGTGATCGACATCGCCCGAGATGCGATGAGCGCTCGAATTTACAACCTCGCGAAGCGACCCGACGAGGACCACATGACCTACGCGTCACACGCGGATGCGAAGTTCGTCGAAGACTGCGTCAGGGCGATGGCCGAAGGTGTCGTCGATGAGTTTCACCACCTCCCGGACGACGCCGTCGTCACGATGGCCCAGTCGAACGACGAATCGATTCACCAGCACAACGCACACGCCGAACGCGTCGTCGACGTCGGAACGCTTCGCAGAGAAGTGCGCGAAGAGTACTGA